Part of the Sphaerochaeta associata genome is shown below.
CAATACCCCATGGTATGCGACATGACTATTTTCATAGCATCCAGTATGACAAAAATACTGCCGTAAGGTAACCCCACGGCAGTATGTGATAGTTCGAGATGAGTAGAATGCCGGTTACTTGGCCTCAACCACCGCAGTCTGCTTCTTCTGAGCCTTACTGATCCAGTACAGCATGGAAGGAGCGAGGAAGTTGGAGGAGAAGGTTCCAAAAAGAATACCGAACATCATGTTGATGGCAAAGAGCTGGATATCACCCGATGCGAAGACTGCGAGCGGCAGAATTGCAACCACAGTAGTAAGAGCACTCATGATCGTTCTGCTCACCGACTGAGTCACACTCAGGTCGATCTGCTTGGCCAGGGCGGCACTCTTGTTCAACTCAACATTCTCACGAACACGGTCGAAGATGACGATGGTGTTGTTCAGTGAGTAACCGATAATCGTCAAGAGCGCGGCAATGGTCGTACTGTTGAACTCAAGACGAAGAATCGAGATTGCAGTAAGCATCATCAGAATGTCATGCAACAAGGCGATCAAGGAGGAGGCTGCATAGGCAAAGCGGAATCTGATCCAGACATAGAGCAGAATCAAGGCCATGGCGACAACAATAGCCAGAATCGAGCTGGAAAGCAGGGTTGCACTGAACTTTGGCCCGATGTAGTCACTCTGCAGCACTACAACGTTTCCCTGTCCGAAGAAGGACGCAAGAGCATTCTTCA
Proteins encoded:
- the secF gene encoding protein translocase subunit SecF; this encodes MLKNDIPVIKLRWYAWALAVVLLLAGAVTLGVFGGFNLGVDFESGLSQRIQIAPVGLEVTYSGNKDAVLAISGSALSLEFRGEEGVSATSFRSQAYPTAKDLAAALNAVPEVTATAVDGSLNTADLLSGYGFPATLGETPTKLNFQGTGTSTIEDVRSALASLGNVKVQTVGSSENQTFQVRLGIKDGANQVSMEEEVKNALASFFGQGNVVVLQSDYIGPKFSATLLSSSILAIVVAMALILLYVWIRFRFAYAASSLIALLHDILMMLTAISILRLEFNSTTIAALLTIIGYSLNNTIVIFDRVRENVELNKSAALAKQIDLSVTQSVSRTIMSALTTVVAILPLAVFASGDIQLFAINMMFGILFGTFSSNFLAPSMLYWISKAQKKQTAVVEAK